DNA from Fusarium verticillioides 7600 chromosome 4, whole genome shotgun sequence:
GGCTTCCAGGGTCTCACTAGTAACGCCCTCGCATCAGTcggtctcttcctccagatCCCCGTTTCGTGGTCCTTCAGCTACGTTTCTGATCGATTGTGAGTAAGCTTCCGCCTGGAAAGAATCAACGCTAATAGTTTTACAGCAATAAGAGACCAGAGACTGTCATCGCGGGTTTGAGCATGCACCTGTTGGGTTATGTGTTCAACCGTATCTTCACGGAACTCGGACGAAGAGGAGTCAGCTATTTTGGCGTTGTCTGGACTCAGACCTTTGGTACCTTCTCACACCCTCTGAACATCGCTTGGATGTCTCTGGCCTGTGACGATTCAGAAGAACGAGCACTCGCTATGGCCATGTAAGCCCTCCGCATCCCAGCAATCATGAATCCTACTAATCATAACGCTCAGGGTCATTATGGGAGCGAACATCGCAGGTAAGACCAACCAAATCTTAACTAGATCGGTAACTAATAACATCACACAGGTATCTATGGTGCCCAGATCTTCCGATCCGACGACAAGCCCAAGTATCGTCGTGGCTTTACTATCAACATCGTTGTCCTTGCAGTTGGTCTCGCTCTTGCGGTCCTTCGATTCTTCGACGACAAGATCTGGCGTCGCTCCAAGGTTGCCGAGatccagcagcagcttgccCGTGAAAACGGCGATCTTAGTCAGAGCGATGAGAAGAGTCAGAGTGATGCTGGGCAGAAAGATGACCGTACACCCACGCTTGGTTTCGAGAAGCAATCTCCTGCTGAGCTGAACCCCATCGCAAAGCCAACCCAGTGATTTGATTTACTGTCGCTGTCTTTATGTTAAGTCTTAGGTAAAGGTTTTGTGAATATTCCTAAATCTAGTCAAATGAATAGCTAGCTCTATATAAAAGTCTTACAAACCCATATCATGTTTACAAACTTGTTAAATGTTATATACTTGAGAACCTGAAATGATCCCTAAGTCGAGCCTGACTTAACGGTTTTGTAAATAGAATTGTAGCCCGTCAACGACTTCTCTTCCAACTCCGCAAAGTCTTGTCCCTTAAATCTCTCAGGATCAAGAGCCTCTTTTGTCTTGCCtccgacttcttctccatcaatgATCCTTGTCAGAAACTTGGCTGTACCAGCGGCATGCGTAACCCAGACTGCAACCGCCATGAACAACCCGTCGACCGATTGAACCCTTCCAGCAAGGGGCATATTGTCCGGCGTCATACTAAACACTCCGTTGAAATAATTCCCATCTTGAAATTCTCGGGCTGCAGCAGGAGGAAGTAAACCTGTAGCAAGGTCGAGAGGTTGCTTGAACCAATCAACCCATTCTCCTTTAGCCGAAGTATCTGGTTTGTATCCAATGGGTGCGTGATCATAGCTTCCGATGCCGAAATTTGCACCGTGATCACGAGCGTACACATGATGTTCCGGCCAGCGAACGAAGGAATTCTTGTGAGGAAGGGGTTCGTGAGGTTGGGCGTGCATGTAGGGATGACCGACAGGGATGACGGGGACAGGGAATGGGAGGTTCGATGAGAGACCTTGGGTCCAGATTCcagttgtgatgatgactttATCGGCAGTGAGATGACGTGATGTCTCGTTCTCAGCGACCTCAATTCCTGTGACGCGGCCGTCCGAGATGGCGAGTTGCTTTACGTCGGCTTCCACGAAGTTGACTCCCCGCTTCCTTGCCTCTTGTTGATACCAAGTTGTTATTCTCGCGGCATATGCTGTCCCATCCCTCTCGAAAAAGACCGCCTGCCCTTTGCCATCCTCATTGACTAACTCTGGGGCAAGTTGATGCGCCTCCCTAATACTCAACATCTTAGcgtcaagcccaagcttgtTCGCATCCTCACATCTTGATTTGAGTCGTTGAATACCCTCATCTTGGAATGCAATCTCTAAACCACCAACTCTGTCGAAGCCACCGGGAATTTTGACGTATTCCGAGACAGTATCGATTGCAAGTTTGGTGAGGATCTCGGATTCATTGAATTGGCCGATGAATCCAGGTGCTATTCCAGATGAACCAAGGAGACTAGTGAATGAACGGTCGATTAGGGTTATGGCTCTT
Protein-coding regions in this window:
- a CDS encoding sarcosine oxidase translates to MSQPTESVIIIGAGIVGSAVSYFISQSSTPRAITLIDRSFTSLLGSSGIAPGFIGQFNESEILTKLAIDTVSEYVKIPGGFDRVGGLEIAFQDEGIQRLKSRCEDANKLGLDAKMLSIREAHQLAPELVNEDGKGQAVFFERDGTAYAARITTWYQQEARKRGVNFVEADVKQLAISDGRVTGIEVAENETSRHLTADKVIITTGIWTQGLSSNLPFPVPVIPVGHPYMHAQPHEPLPHKNSFVRWPEHHVYARDHGANFGIGSYDHAPIGYKPDTSAKGEWVDWFKQPLDLATGLLPPAAAREFQDGNYFNGVFSMTPDNMPLAGRVQSVDGLFMAVAVWVTHAAGTAKFLTRIIDGEEVGGKTKEALDPERFKGQDFAELEEKSLTGYNSIYKTVKSGST